From Methanococcus maripaludis, the proteins below share one genomic window:
- a CDS encoding aldo/keto reductase, with protein sequence MLYRTNPKNGDKLSILGFGAMRLPTKEDGSIDEEKATEMVRYAIDNGVNFVDTAWPYHMGECEPFLARALSDGYREKVKLSTKLPTWAVNTREDMDKFLNAQLEKLNTNCIDYYLLHTLTKASWAKIKELGVIDFLNSAKADGRIKNAGFSYHGMQEDFASIVDEYDWDFCLIQYNYLDENVQAGTEGLKYASSKGLGVFVMEPLRGGNLAGKTPDEVMEIWNKADTKRTTVEWALRWVWNHPEVISVLSGMTEPEQVEENIRIAEEGYQNSLTQKELGLIEQAALKYGELLKINCTGCGYCMPCPANVDIPTCFGIYNNLHMFHDESQRFQYFATLSDIFWTNEPHFASQCTDCGICIERCPQNIQIPEMLEKVVAEFEGLDNDEKMAMVKSVFKM encoded by the coding sequence ATGTTATACAGAACAAATCCAAAAAATGGCGACAAACTTTCAATATTGGGTTTTGGTGCTATGAGGCTACCTACAAAAGAAGATGGTAGCATAGATGAAGAAAAAGCTACAGAAATGGTTCGTTATGCGATAGATAACGGCGTAAATTTCGTAGATACAGCTTGGCCATACCATATGGGTGAATGTGAACCGTTTTTAGCTCGTGCGCTTTCAGACGGATACAGAGAAAAAGTTAAACTTTCAACAAAACTACCAACGTGGGCAGTAAACACCAGAGAAGATATGGATAAATTCCTCAATGCCCAACTTGAAAAACTGAATACTAACTGTATCGATTACTATTTACTTCACACACTTACCAAAGCGAGCTGGGCTAAAATAAAAGAACTTGGCGTAATTGATTTTTTAAACAGTGCAAAAGCAGACGGTAGAATAAAAAATGCAGGTTTTTCGTACCATGGAATGCAGGAAGATTTTGCATCGATAGTGGATGAGTATGATTGGGATTTCTGCCTTATACAGTATAATTATTTAGATGAAAACGTTCAGGCTGGAACAGAAGGACTTAAATACGCATCTTCAAAGGGTCTCGGGGTTTTTGTAATGGAACCGCTTCGTGGGGGCAATTTGGCAGGCAAAACACCTGATGAAGTTATGGAAATATGGAACAAGGCAGATACAAAACGAACAACTGTAGAATGGGCACTTCGCTGGGTATGGAATCATCCAGAAGTTATTTCAGTATTATCGGGAATGACTGAACCAGAACAGGTTGAAGAAAACATAAGAATCGCAGAAGAAGGTTATCAAAACTCATTAACCCAAAAAGAGCTGGGTCTTATAGAACAGGCTGCTTTAAAATATGGTGAATTGTTAAAGATTAACTGTACTGGTTGCGGTTACTGTATGCCTTGTCCTGCAAACGTGGATATCCCGACATGTTTTGGAATATACAACAATTTACACATGTTCCATGATGAATCTCAAAGATTCCAGTATTTTGCAACACTTAGTGATATATTCTGGACTAATGAACCGCATTTTGCATCACAATGTACCGATTGCGGTATTTGTATAGAACGCTGTCCGCAAAATATCCAGATACCTGAAATGCTCGAA
- a CDS encoding carboxymuconolactone decarboxylase family protein, with protein sequence MKISETTNKNYKSTLNVTDPELVEIFDNFIFDEVIKHGDLDAKTRSTVILGALIGSQTLSEYKVMLEGALSVGVTPIEVKEIVYQSVPYVGIAKAYDFILATNEILESRGVKLPLEGQSTTTPENRHEKGLEVQKSIFGEIIDKMYESSPENQIHIQKYLSANCFGDYYTRTGLDVKTRELLTFCILLALGGCEPQLKGHIVGNLKVGNDKKVLLDAVTQALPYVGYPRTLNAIACLNEIMPE encoded by the coding sequence ATGAAAATCAGTGAAACCACAAACAAAAATTACAAATCAACACTTAACGTAACAGATCCCGAACTTGTCGAAATTTTTGATAACTTTATTTTTGATGAAGTTATTAAACATGGTGATTTGGATGCCAAAACAAGATCAACGGTGATTTTGGGAGCACTAATTGGAAGCCAGACATTAAGCGAGTATAAAGTAATGCTCGAAGGTGCACTCAGTGTTGGAGTAACACCTATTGAAGTTAAGGAAATAGTATATCAATCTGTACCTTATGTGGGAATTGCAAAAGCATATGACTTTATCCTTGCAACAAATGAAATTTTGGAAAGCAGGGGGGTAAAACTACCTTTAGAAGGCCAATCCACGACTACGCCTGAAAATAGACATGAAAAGGGGCTTGAAGTGCAAAAATCAATTTTTGGAGAAATTATTGATAAAATGTATGAATCATCTCCAGAAAATCAAATACACATTCAAAAGTACCTATCTGCAAATTGTTTTGGTGATTACTACACTCGAACAGGACTTGATGTGAAAACCAGAGAACTTTTGACTTTTTGTATATTATTGGCTCTTGGAGGATGTGAACCGCAATTAAAAGGACATATTGTCGGCAATTTGAAAGTAGGAAACGATAAAAAAGTACTACTTGATGCAGTTACGCAAGCACTGCCTTATGTTGGATATCCAAGAACATTGAATGCGATTGCATGTTTAAATGAAATAATGCCTGAATAA